One genomic window of Burkholderia diffusa includes the following:
- a CDS encoding M48 family metalloprotease: MRVKQLLAVSLSAALVLPPSGHAQRTSALPLEPAAGASPSISTVPSGIATGVFGTYGGAESRFSGADGASAPVASLRAPLRALELPDLGDGSGGSLTPQAERRLGERVMREVRRDPDYLDDWLARDYLNTIAKRLAAAAAARYIGGYMPDFELFPVRDPQINAFSMPGGFIGINSGLVVTTQTESELASVVGHEMGHVLQRHIARMIGANEKTGYTALATMLLGVLAGVLARSGDLGSAIAMGGQAYAVDNQLRFSRSAEREADRVGFQLLAGAGYDPYGMPGFFERLERASMGDAGVPAYARTHPLTGERIADMEDRARRAPYRQPRQSAEYGFVRARLRILQNRAPNDIAAEARRMQLELDDRTAPNVAANAYGIALANTLLGQYDAADKALASARAAFDARERRADDPETSSPSLDVLAADIARRAGRTDDAVRLAALAQRRWPASHAAIVAHLQALIAARRFAEAQTLARKEAQADPEQPDWWDYLAKASDGRGDVLARRRALAEKLALDGAWPSAIRQLKEARDAKDVSFYDQSIIGARLLEFEARYKEEREDEKNGRG, encoded by the coding sequence ATGCGTGTCAAACAGTTGCTTGCCGTGTCGCTGTCGGCGGCGCTCGTGTTGCCGCCGAGCGGCCATGCACAGCGCACGTCCGCGCTGCCGCTCGAGCCGGCGGCAGGCGCGTCGCCATCGATTTCCACGGTGCCGTCCGGCATCGCGACCGGCGTATTCGGCACTTACGGCGGTGCGGAGAGCCGGTTTTCCGGCGCCGACGGCGCATCCGCACCCGTCGCGAGCCTGCGCGCACCGCTGCGCGCGCTGGAACTGCCCGACCTCGGCGACGGCTCCGGCGGTTCGCTCACGCCGCAGGCCGAGCGCCGTCTCGGCGAGCGCGTGATGCGCGAGGTGCGGCGCGACCCGGACTATCTCGACGACTGGCTCGCGCGCGATTATCTGAACACGATCGCGAAGCGGCTCGCGGCCGCGGCGGCGGCGCGCTACATCGGCGGCTACATGCCGGACTTCGAACTGTTCCCGGTGCGCGATCCGCAGATCAACGCGTTCTCGATGCCGGGCGGCTTCATCGGGATCAACAGCGGACTGGTCGTCACGACGCAGACGGAATCCGAACTCGCATCGGTGGTCGGCCACGAGATGGGCCACGTGCTGCAACGGCACATCGCGCGGATGATCGGCGCGAACGAGAAGACCGGCTACACGGCGCTCGCGACGATGCTGCTCGGCGTGCTGGCGGGCGTGCTCGCACGAAGCGGCGATCTCGGCAGCGCGATCGCGATGGGCGGCCAGGCGTACGCGGTGGACAACCAGCTGCGCTTCTCGCGCTCGGCGGAGCGCGAGGCCGATCGCGTCGGGTTCCAGCTGCTCGCCGGCGCCGGCTACGACCCGTACGGGATGCCGGGCTTCTTCGAACGGCTCGAGCGCGCATCGATGGGCGACGCAGGCGTGCCTGCCTATGCGCGTACGCACCCGCTGACGGGCGAACGGATCGCCGACATGGAGGATCGCGCGCGCCGCGCGCCATACCGGCAGCCGCGCCAGTCGGCTGAATACGGCTTCGTGCGCGCACGGCTGCGCATCCTGCAGAACCGCGCGCCGAACGACATCGCGGCCGAAGCGCGCCGGATGCAGCTCGAGCTCGACGATCGCACGGCGCCGAACGTCGCGGCGAACGCGTACGGGATCGCACTCGCGAACACGCTGCTCGGCCAGTACGACGCGGCCGACAAGGCGCTCGCATCGGCCCGCGCCGCGTTCGACGCGCGCGAACGGCGCGCGGACGATCCCGAAACGAGTTCGCCGAGCCTCGACGTGCTCGCCGCCGACATCGCGCGCCGCGCGGGCCGGACCGACGATGCGGTGCGGCTCGCGGCGCTCGCGCAGCGGCGCTGGCCGGCGTCGCACGCGGCGATCGTCGCGCACCTGCAGGCGCTGATCGCCGCGCGCCGCTTCGCCGAAGCACAGACGCTCGCGCGCAAGGAGGCGCAAGCGGATCCCGAGCAGCCGGACTGGTGGGACTATCTCGCGAAAGCGAGCGACGGCCGGGGCGACGTGCTCGCGCGGCGTCGCGCGCTCGCGGAGAAGCTGGCGCTCGACGGCGCGTGGCCGTCGGCGATTCGCCAGCTGAAGGAGGCGCGCGACGCGAAGGATGTGTCGTTCTACGACCAGTCGATCATCGGCGCGCGGCTGCTGGAATTCGAGGCGCGCTACAAGGAAGAGCGCGAGGACGAGAAGAACGGCCGCGGATAA
- the moaC gene encoding cyclic pyranopterin monophosphate synthase MoaC: MSGLTHFDAAGHAHMVDVGGKEETQRIAIARGTIRMLPATFELIRDGKAKKGDVLGVARIAAIQGAKRTAELIPLCHPLALTRVAVDFELDDALPGVRCIAQVETFGRTGVEMEALTAVQVGLLTVYDMCKAVDRGMVITEVSVREKRGGKSGDWKAGDAAD; this comes from the coding sequence ATGTCAGGACTCACCCATTTCGACGCCGCGGGCCACGCACACATGGTCGACGTCGGCGGCAAAGAGGAAACGCAACGCATCGCGATCGCGCGCGGCACGATCCGGATGCTGCCGGCGACGTTCGAGCTGATCCGCGACGGCAAGGCGAAGAAAGGCGACGTGCTCGGCGTCGCGCGCATCGCCGCGATCCAGGGTGCGAAGCGCACCGCCGAGCTCATTCCGCTGTGTCACCCGCTCGCGCTGACGCGCGTGGCCGTCGACTTCGAGCTCGACGACGCACTGCCGGGCGTGCGCTGCATCGCGCAGGTCGAGACGTTCGGGCGTACCGGCGTCGAGATGGAAGCGCTGACTGCCGTGCAGGTCGGGCTGTTGACCGTGTACGACATGTGCAAGGCGGTCGATCGGGGGATGGTGATCACCGAGGTGAGCGTCAGGGAGAAGCGCGGAGGGAAGTCGGGGGACTGGAAGGCGGGGGACGCGGCGGATTGA
- a CDS encoding type VI secretion system Vgr family protein: MNSQALRNALQAGPIQDERLVKLETPLGPDVLLPHRVKGRSRLGRHFEFTVDAVSVSDDIALKKLIAQPVTLRIQQTDRSYAPHHGYVHAARRLGSDSGLTHYQIVFASFLHFLKFRRDQRIWQDKPADEIIADVLNQHPQARGCFEFRLYRPLPSRSFCMQYEDDWNFVHRLLESEGLYGFWEQAQDGKSHKLVVVDTIDALPALSPQSVRFHHAGARDEADTLVQFSGTRTLRSVERTTRTFDYKQPPTASNPKATHTPTIANQGDLPQQLEVYEYTGAYTYAEQSRGDHLSKIWMEQQESLAKRFHGVGGVRRMDAGRTFELANHPEHDKDDVGQRRFAVIKTVWRIVNNLPVADRQARFPHSLEAEIDELVRAGGTDLPHVRHPDGSEGIFQVSIEAQRTTVPFRSPFEHPKPPMHLQSAIVVAPQGEEVHTDELNRIKVRFHWDRLNDGDEKASCWLRAAASDSGNGYGAVHPHRSGEEVLVDFLGGDCDRPIVVGKVYNGATRPQWHSNGILSGYRSREYSGAGYNQLVLDDATSQNRVHLYSSQANTHLHLGYLIDHTGNDRGGYLGSGFDLRSNAFGAVRANRGLYVTTHPKQPASQPLDVKETQQQLVRAEGLMEAMSELSTQHQGESLDAGHSALKQFSDATQNSVSGSASGGRTGGGGTGSANAFKEPVMLFGSPAGIALATQQSVQFAADKHVNLVSGQSLHVAAGKSLIASVLDRISLFAQNAGMKLFAGKGKVEIQAHADNIELTAQKSLKLLAATQSIEGAAAKEILLTSGGAYIRIADGNIEVHAPGKIDIKGAQHVFDGPTHLSQTLPTLPNSNGNYDQAFIAHWAGTDIPVANTRYQMFSNGTLISEGVTNAGGETGLTQSHVPHDVVVKFLGKSNG, translated from the coding sequence ATGAATTCGCAAGCATTGAGAAACGCACTGCAGGCAGGGCCAATCCAGGACGAACGACTCGTCAAGCTGGAGACGCCGCTCGGCCCTGACGTCCTGCTGCCCCATCGCGTCAAGGGACGATCGCGGCTCGGGCGTCATTTCGAGTTCACCGTCGATGCCGTGTCGGTATCCGACGACATCGCGCTCAAGAAACTGATCGCCCAACCCGTCACGCTGCGGATCCAGCAGACCGACCGGTCGTACGCACCGCACCACGGATATGTGCACGCGGCACGCCGGCTCGGGTCGGACAGCGGCCTCACGCACTACCAGATCGTCTTCGCGTCATTCCTGCATTTCCTGAAGTTCCGCCGCGACCAGCGTATCTGGCAGGACAAGCCGGCCGACGAGATCATCGCCGACGTGCTGAACCAGCATCCGCAAGCCAGGGGCTGCTTCGAGTTCAGGCTCTACCGGCCGCTGCCGTCCCGATCGTTCTGCATGCAATACGAGGACGACTGGAACTTCGTGCATCGCCTGCTGGAATCGGAAGGCCTGTACGGCTTCTGGGAGCAGGCGCAAGACGGCAAGTCGCACAAGCTCGTCGTCGTCGACACGATCGACGCGCTGCCCGCGCTGTCGCCGCAGAGCGTGCGCTTTCATCACGCCGGCGCGCGCGACGAGGCCGACACGCTCGTCCAGTTCTCCGGCACGCGCACGCTGCGCAGTGTCGAGCGCACGACGCGCACGTTCGACTACAAGCAGCCGCCCACTGCGTCGAATCCGAAGGCAACCCACACGCCGACGATCGCGAACCAGGGCGACCTGCCGCAGCAGCTCGAAGTCTACGAATACACCGGCGCCTACACATACGCCGAACAGTCTCGCGGCGATCATCTGTCGAAGATCTGGATGGAGCAACAAGAGTCGCTTGCGAAGCGTTTTCACGGCGTGGGCGGCGTCCGGCGCATGGACGCGGGTCGCACGTTCGAACTCGCCAATCACCCGGAACACGACAAGGACGATGTCGGCCAGCGCCGCTTCGCCGTGATCAAGACGGTCTGGCGCATTGTCAACAACCTGCCCGTCGCCGATCGCCAGGCCAGGTTCCCGCACAGCCTGGAGGCCGAAATCGACGAACTGGTGCGGGCTGGCGGCACGGACCTGCCGCACGTCCGGCATCCGGACGGCAGCGAAGGCATTTTCCAGGTCAGCATCGAAGCGCAGCGCACGACCGTGCCCTTCCGCAGCCCGTTCGAGCATCCGAAGCCGCCGATGCATCTGCAATCGGCGATCGTCGTCGCGCCGCAAGGCGAGGAAGTCCACACCGACGAACTCAACCGCATCAAGGTCCGATTCCACTGGGATCGTCTCAATGACGGCGACGAGAAGGCTTCGTGCTGGCTGCGCGCCGCCGCGTCGGATTCAGGCAATGGCTACGGCGCCGTTCATCCGCATCGCAGCGGCGAGGAAGTGCTGGTCGATTTCCTCGGTGGCGACTGCGATCGTCCGATCGTCGTCGGAAAGGTGTACAACGGCGCGACCCGTCCGCAATGGCACAGTAACGGGATCCTGTCCGGATACCGATCCAGGGAATATTCGGGCGCGGGCTACAACCAGCTGGTGCTCGACGATGCAACATCGCAGAACCGCGTGCATCTGTACAGCAGCCAGGCCAACACGCACCTGCACCTCGGCTACCTGATCGACCATACCGGCAACGACCGCGGCGGCTATCTCGGCAGCGGCTTCGACCTGCGCTCCAATGCATTCGGCGCGGTCCGCGCGAACCGCGGCCTGTACGTCACGACGCATCCGAAACAACCGGCGAGCCAGCCGCTCGATGTGAAGGAAACGCAACAGCAGCTCGTCAGGGCGGAGGGCCTGATGGAAGCGATGTCGGAACTCAGCACGCAGCATCAGGGCGAGTCGCTTGACGCCGGTCATTCGGCGCTGAAGCAGTTCAGCGACGCGACGCAGAACAGCGTGAGCGGCAGCGCGTCGGGCGGGCGAACCGGCGGCGGCGGAACCGGAAGCGCCAATGCATTCAAGGAGCCGGTGATGCTGTTCGGCAGCCCGGCCGGCATCGCGCTCGCGACGCAACAATCCGTGCAGTTCGCCGCGGACAAGCACGTCAACCTCGTCAGCGGACAAAGCCTGCACGTCGCTGCCGGGAAGTCGCTCATCGCGAGCGTCCTCGACCGGATCAGCCTGTTCGCGCAGAACGCGGGCATGAAGCTGTTCGCCGGCAAGGGCAAGGTGGAAATCCAGGCGCACGCGGACAACATCGAACTGACTGCGCAGAAGTCGCTGAAACTGCTGGCGGCTACGCAGTCGATCGAAGGCGCGGCAGCGAAGGAGATCCTGCTGACGTCCGGCGGCGCCTACATCCGCATCGCGGACGGCAACATCGAAGTGCACGCGCCCGGCAAGATCGACATCAAGGGAGCGCAGCACGTGTTCGACGGCCCCACGCACCTGTCGCAAACCCTGCCGACGCTGCCGAACTCGAACGGCAACTACGACCAGGCGTTCATCGCGCACTGGGCCGGCACCGACATTCCGGTCGCGAATACGCGATACCAGATGTTCTCGAACGGCACGCTGATCTCGGAAGGCGTCACCAACGCGGGAGGCGAGACGGGACTCACGCAGAGCCACGTGCCGCATGACGTCGTCGTCAAGTTTTTAGGGAAATCGAATGGCTGA
- a CDS encoding WD40/YVTN/BNR-like repeat-containing protein translates to MTSGWETVSTEFMRNDKPYGAGAFRVQRNDFMSLKVARPELRFKPESEQKNPDVAEFAEPWMDDSNQRLNRSTVSFLRGTLGGSVARHFQQPGQTASWWYTPDWRVLYVSTGWMDYAAPRPADGASPQTTRLWKSSDGGLHWSQLEWPAERNINRLLFIDAQRGYAIGWGPRVWRTADGGQSWQEIKQPPGSIIQGKPRRTFDGTNLGPDGVLRVACQVEDAEHPQPVTVVWRLAWNQQDFARETVLPGQVIVSLESPPAPARDYALYALSRTSSESGQGRGTGVISTWTSEHPEHVEELHAFDSPLTLNGLSAGRNGVLLVHATDPNTANGGGAPIDLTISSTDGGKTWRQTTDKASQGGYFDPQTNTLYSVFAYTLRKRQF, encoded by the coding sequence ATGACTTCAGGGTGGGAAACGGTATCGACCGAATTCATGCGCAACGACAAGCCATACGGCGCCGGCGCATTTCGCGTGCAACGCAACGACTTCATGTCGCTGAAGGTTGCGAGACCGGAACTCAGATTCAAGCCGGAAAGCGAGCAGAAGAATCCCGACGTCGCGGAATTCGCCGAACCCTGGATGGATGATTCGAACCAGCGGCTGAATCGTTCGACCGTCAGTTTCCTGCGCGGCACGCTGGGAGGCAGCGTCGCGCGCCACTTCCAGCAACCGGGACAGACCGCTTCATGGTGGTACACGCCCGACTGGCGGGTCCTGTACGTCAGCACGGGCTGGATGGACTATGCGGCACCGCGTCCCGCCGACGGGGCCTCCCCGCAGACAACCAGACTCTGGAAGTCGAGCGATGGCGGGCTGCATTGGTCCCAGCTGGAATGGCCGGCGGAGCGCAACATCAATCGCTTGCTGTTCATTGATGCGCAACGGGGCTATGCGATCGGCTGGGGGCCACGCGTATGGCGAACGGCCGACGGCGGGCAATCGTGGCAGGAAATCAAGCAGCCGCCCGGTTCCATCATCCAAGGCAAGCCGCGCCGGACTTTCGACGGTACCAACCTCGGTCCCGACGGTGTACTGCGTGTTGCATGTCAGGTTGAGGACGCCGAGCATCCGCAACCGGTAACAGTCGTATGGCGGCTCGCGTGGAATCAGCAGGACTTCGCCCGGGAAACCGTGCTTCCCGGACAAGTTATCGTCAGCCTCGAATCGCCGCCGGCACCGGCCCGGGATTACGCACTGTATGCGTTGTCGCGTACAAGCAGCGAATCCGGCCAAGGTCGTGGTACGGGCGTCATTTCGACCTGGACCAGCGAGCACCCCGAGCACGTCGAGGAGTTGCATGCGTTCGACAGCCCGCTGACACTCAACGGACTGAGCGCGGGTCGTAACGGCGTCCTGCTCGTCCACGCAACCGATCCGAACACCGCGAACGGCGGTGGTGCCCCGATCGACCTGACGATCAGCAGCACCGACGGTGGAAAGACGTGGCGGCAAACCACCGACAAGGCCTCGCAGGGCGGCTACTTCGATCCACAAACGAATACGCTCTATTCGGTGTTCGCCTACACGCTGCGCAAACGGCAATTCTGA
- a CDS encoding TonB family protein, whose amino-acid sequence MTLRSTILILPAVAVLSSGCAMLSSSQESKLTCHIPRAVYPETAKPLTRSVTVLVRALMTTSGEAQNVTVTTSSRNAAADRAAVDAMTHATCAQTGATANPFLLTQPFVFEPRRGE is encoded by the coding sequence ATGACCCTTCGCTCGACCATCCTGATCCTGCCCGCCGTCGCCGTGCTGTCGTCCGGCTGCGCGATGCTGTCGTCGTCGCAGGAAAGCAAGCTGACCTGCCACATTCCACGCGCGGTCTATCCCGAAACCGCGAAGCCGCTCACGCGCTCCGTCACCGTGCTCGTGCGCGCGCTGATGACGACGTCGGGCGAAGCGCAGAACGTGACCGTGACGACGAGCAGCCGCAATGCTGCGGCGGACCGCGCGGCCGTCGACGCGATGACGCACGCGACCTGCGCGCAGACGGGCGCCACCGCGAATCCGTTTCTGCTCACGCAACCGTTCGTGTTCGAGCCGCGACGGGGCGAATGA
- a CDS encoding PglL family O-oligosaccharyltransferase — protein MPSTFSRSLPLVALAVALIVPYSITNHTYPIPTFYSEFAALVLYLLVGLSVVLLARTGRPAEPFAAPAAFVAPLGFAAVLIAQVALMPLKVPSMNWLAVGYLAAALVAMQAGYTLAREGLAEATAQMMSGALLLGGMLAVASQVGQLFHLESAVSPFVVVYNIAVDRRPYGNMAQANHLATYIAFALAGAMYLVQTRRLAVWAWLALSIALSVGLALTVSRGPWLQVAVLVVAGFWMAWLESRRAPGNRRAWVMPVALAVTFVAVNVAVRWANVHFHLGLAESAAERMRDAGQIAPRLALWKYGLAMFREHPVLGVGWGEFPSHQFALVRTLGGVEIANNSHDIFIDLLAKSGLVGLGVLVAALVTWFVRAVRAPQSSTRVFGLALIGILLMHALVEYPQQYMFFLLPAMFVIGLLDVKPLRILPGRAAFGLFAVLSVGGVLAAVPVLRDYQRAEVLYYGSDPAAQYRDAPSLLFGAWGDYGAATLLTISPDNLPLKLVAHERAIALLPGETVLRRYAALQALAGREADALDTVARLHVFAKELKDWPQQLAALYKLCDQQPALKGFKAAVVAKYGEVPADAADDDTDDDSE, from the coding sequence ATGCCTTCTACTTTTTCCCGTTCGTTGCCGCTCGTTGCGCTGGCTGTCGCCCTGATCGTGCCGTACTCGATCACGAATCATACGTATCCGATCCCGACCTTCTATTCCGAGTTTGCCGCACTCGTGCTGTATCTGCTGGTGGGGCTCTCCGTCGTGCTGCTCGCACGCACGGGTCGCCCGGCCGAGCCGTTCGCCGCGCCGGCCGCGTTCGTCGCGCCGCTCGGGTTCGCGGCGGTGCTGATCGCGCAGGTCGCGCTGATGCCGCTGAAGGTGCCGTCGATGAACTGGCTGGCGGTCGGCTATCTGGCTGCCGCGCTGGTCGCGATGCAGGCCGGCTACACGCTCGCTCGCGAGGGCCTTGCCGAAGCCACCGCGCAAATGATGTCTGGCGCGCTGTTGCTCGGCGGGATGCTCGCGGTCGCGAGCCAGGTTGGGCAGCTGTTCCATCTCGAATCCGCGGTGTCGCCGTTCGTGGTGGTGTACAACATCGCGGTCGATCGCCGTCCGTACGGCAACATGGCGCAGGCGAACCACCTGGCGACCTACATCGCGTTCGCGCTCGCGGGCGCGATGTATCTGGTGCAGACGCGCCGGCTCGCGGTATGGGCATGGCTCGCGCTGTCGATCGCGCTGTCGGTCGGGCTCGCGCTGACGGTGTCGCGCGGCCCGTGGCTGCAAGTCGCGGTGCTGGTCGTCGCGGGCTTCTGGATGGCGTGGCTCGAGTCGCGTCGTGCGCCGGGCAACCGCCGTGCATGGGTGATGCCGGTCGCGCTCGCGGTGACTTTCGTCGCGGTGAACGTCGCGGTGCGCTGGGCCAACGTGCATTTCCATCTGGGGCTCGCCGAGTCGGCGGCCGAACGGATGCGCGACGCGGGGCAGATCGCGCCGCGCCTCGCGCTGTGGAAGTACGGGCTTGCGATGTTCCGCGAGCATCCCGTGCTCGGCGTCGGCTGGGGCGAGTTCCCGTCGCACCAGTTCGCGCTCGTGCGGACGCTCGGCGGTGTCGAGATCGCGAACAACTCGCACGACATCTTCATCGACCTGCTCGCGAAGTCCGGCCTCGTCGGTCTCGGCGTGCTCGTCGCCGCGCTCGTGACGTGGTTCGTGCGCGCGGTGCGCGCGCCGCAGTCGAGCACGCGCGTGTTCGGCCTCGCGCTGATCGGCATCCTGTTGATGCACGCGCTCGTCGAATATCCGCAGCAGTACATGTTCTTCCTGCTGCCGGCGATGTTCGTGATCGGCCTGCTCGACGTGAAGCCGCTGCGCATCCTGCCGGGCCGTGCGGCGTTCGGGCTGTTCGCGGTGCTGTCGGTCGGCGGCGTGCTGGCGGCGGTACCCGTGCTGCGCGACTACCAGCGCGCGGAAGTGCTGTATTACGGCAGTGATCCGGCCGCGCAGTACCGCGATGCGCCTTCGCTGCTGTTCGGTGCGTGGGGCGATTACGGGGCGGCCACGCTGCTGACGATTTCGCCGGACAACCTGCCGCTCAAACTCGTCGCGCATGAGCGTGCGATCGCGCTGCTGCCCGGCGAGACGGTGCTGCGCCGTTATGCGGCGCTGCAGGCGCTGGCCGGTCGCGAAGCCGATGCCCTCGATACGGTCGCGCGCCTGCATGTGTTCGCGAAGGAGTTGAAGGACTGGCCGCAGCAGCTCGCGGCGCTGTACAAGCTGTGCGACCAGCAGCCGGCGCTGAAGGGGTTCAAGGCGGCCGTCGTCGCGAAGTACGGGGAAGTCCCTGCCGACGCCGCCGACGACGACACGGACGACGACTCGGAGTGA
- a CDS encoding pilin: MFEAFSVSLFRRIAADLRRARRPVPRWRPHGFTLIELMIVLAIVGVVAAYAIPAYQDYLARSRVGEGLALASSARLAVADNAASGASLDGGYSPPAATRNVESVAIDGDTGQITVAFTTRVAAAGANTLVLVPSAPDKADTPTARVPLKKGAMQAGAIAWECFAAGKSASSLPAPGAGPLPAEAATLPAQYAPAECRA; the protein is encoded by the coding sequence ATGTTCGAAGCCTTTTCCGTTTCCCTGTTCCGGCGCATCGCCGCCGATCTGCGGCGCGCGCGCCGGCCGGTGCCGCGTTGGCGGCCACACGGTTTCACACTGATCGAATTGATGATCGTGCTCGCGATCGTCGGCGTGGTCGCGGCCTACGCGATTCCCGCGTACCAGGATTACCTTGCGCGATCGCGTGTCGGCGAGGGGCTCGCGCTCGCGTCGTCCGCGCGGCTCGCGGTTGCCGACAACGCCGCGAGCGGCGCGAGTCTCGACGGCGGTTACAGCCCGCCGGCCGCGACCCGCAACGTCGAATCCGTCGCGATCGACGGCGACACCGGCCAGATTACGGTGGCCTTCACCACTCGCGTCGCCGCGGCTGGCGCGAATACGCTCGTCCTGGTACCGTCCGCCCCGGACAAGGCCGATACGCCGACCGCGCGCGTGCCGCTGAAAAAGGGCGCGATGCAGGCCGGTGCGATCGCGTGGGAATGCTTTGCCGCCGGCAAGTCCGCGTCGTCACTTCCGGCGCCGGGCGCGGGCCCGTTGCCGGCGGAAGCCGCGACGTTGCCGGCGCAATATGCGCCGGCGGAGTGCCGTGCGTAG
- a CDS encoding TerC family protein — MLEFLTSLHWGAVFQIVIIDILLGGDNAVVIALACRNLPANQRLRGVVWGTAGAILLRVALIAFAVVLLDVPFLKFGGGLLLLWIGIKLMAPDADAHDNVKPADRLWDAVKTIVIADAVMSLDNVIAIAGAAEQADPSHRLALVIFGLVVSVPIIVWGSTLVLKLLDRFPVVVALGAGLLGWIAGGLMVHDPVGDRWPVLDTPAAIYGASIAGALFVVAAGYALRRRRGASHAH, encoded by the coding sequence ATGCTTGAATTCCTGACGTCGCTCCACTGGGGCGCCGTGTTCCAGATCGTCATCATCGACATCCTCCTCGGCGGCGACAACGCGGTCGTGATTGCGCTCGCGTGCCGCAACCTGCCGGCCAACCAGCGGCTGCGCGGCGTCGTATGGGGCACGGCCGGCGCGATCCTGCTGCGGGTCGCGCTGATCGCGTTCGCGGTGGTGCTGCTCGACGTGCCGTTCCTGAAGTTCGGCGGCGGCCTACTGCTGCTGTGGATCGGCATCAAGCTGATGGCGCCGGACGCCGATGCGCACGACAACGTGAAGCCGGCCGACCGGCTGTGGGACGCGGTGAAGACGATCGTGATCGCCGATGCCGTGATGAGCCTCGACAACGTGATCGCGATCGCCGGCGCGGCCGAGCAGGCCGATCCGTCGCATCGGCTGGCGCTGGTGATCTTCGGGCTCGTCGTCAGCGTGCCGATCATCGTGTGGGGCAGTACGCTGGTGTTGAAGCTGCTCGATCGGTTCCCGGTCGTCGTGGCGCTCGGCGCGGGGCTGCTCGGCTGGATCGCCGGGGGGCTGATGGTGCACGACCCGGTCGGCGACCGCTGGCCGGTGCTCGATACGCCGGCGGCGATCTACGGCGCCAGCATCGCTGGCGCGTTGTTCGTCGTCGCTGCGGGTTATGCGTTGCGGCGCCGTCGCGGCGCCTCGCACGCGCACTGA
- the sucD gene encoding succinate--CoA ligase subunit alpha — MSILINKDTKVITQGITGKTGQFHTRACREYANGREAFVAGVNPKKAGEDFEGIPIYASVKEAKAETGATVSVIYVPPAGAAAAIWEAVEADLDLAICITEGIPVRDMIEVKDRMRREGRKTLLLGPNCPGTITPDELKIGIMPGHIHRKGRIGVVSRSGTLTYEAVAQLTALGLGQSSAVGIGGDPINGLKHIDVMKMFNDDPDTDAVVMIGEIGGPDEANAAQWIKDNMKKPVVGFIAGVTAPPGKRMGHAGALISGGADTAEAKLEIMEACGITVTRNPSEMGRLLKKAL, encoded by the coding sequence ATGTCGATTCTGATCAACAAGGACACGAAGGTCATCACGCAGGGCATTACCGGCAAAACCGGTCAGTTCCATACGCGCGCCTGCCGTGAATACGCAAACGGCCGCGAAGCATTCGTCGCGGGCGTGAACCCGAAGAAGGCCGGCGAAGACTTCGAAGGCATTCCGATCTACGCGAGCGTCAAGGAAGCGAAGGCAGAAACCGGCGCGACCGTGTCGGTCATCTACGTTCCGCCGGCAGGCGCGGCCGCTGCGATCTGGGAAGCGGTCGAAGCCGACCTGGATCTCGCGATCTGCATCACGGAAGGCATCCCCGTGCGCGACATGATCGAAGTGAAGGACCGCATGCGTCGCGAAGGCCGCAAGACGCTGCTGCTCGGGCCGAACTGCCCGGGCACGATCACGCCGGACGAACTGAAGATCGGCATCATGCCGGGTCACATCCACCGCAAGGGCCGCATCGGCGTCGTGTCGCGTTCGGGCACGCTGACGTATGAAGCCGTTGCTCAGCTGACGGCACTGGGCCTTGGCCAGTCGTCGGCAGTCGGCATCGGCGGCGACCCGATCAATGGTCTGAAGCACATCGACGTGATGAAGATGTTCAACGACGATCCGGATACGGATGCGGTCGTGATGATCGGCGAAATCGGCGGTCCGGACGAAGCCAACGCCGCTCAGTGGATCAAGGACAACATGAAGAAGCCGGTCGTCGGCTTCATCGCTGGCGTCACGGCGCCTCCGGGCAAGCGCATGGGCCACGCCGGCGCGCTGATCTCGGGCGGTGCTGATACGGCCGAAGCGAAGCTGGAAATCATGGAAGCGTGCGGCATCACCGTCACGCGCAACCCGTCGGAAATGGGTCGCCTGCTCAAGAAGGCGCTGTAA